aggggctggggtatttataggctcgggccaaaggcaccggttgatttcaatgacccggtgctaaaattaattcaatagcaccgggtcaaggcaccaaccggtgccttaggcccgagctcctggcagctgccCCGTTACATTACCATAGAAACCGGTTATTCCTAtaaaccggtgcctttagcGCAGTCTTCATTTGTTACCGGGTGGTGGTTTagaccggttcctatggtgactcattggaaccggttggaaccaccacccggtgccaattgcCCTCCACAAGATCGGTCGATGGCCAAAAGTaacagctgctgttgcagccgggtaccggctgcaacagcagctggtacctttggccaggaccgatggcctgttttctagtagtgtcccTTTCCCCATCCAATGTGAACTCCCCCTCCCACGAAACAAGAGAATTTTAGTCTCCTATCTCTAAACTCCCATTCCCTTGCTCCAATTCAAACGAGCTGGGATTGTTCGGTCTGAAAAGGGAAAAGTTCCATTCAGCAGAAGAGTTGTGCCCAATGCAAAAGTACTTCCAATTCTTCGAGGTCGTTCTTGAATTCTTCTATCTATCACTATTACTAAGGAAGAAACACGCACAAAACTGGGACACTAGCTGGCCGGCATCTGATCGGAAACACGCAAGCAATGGCAACATGTAATAACCGAATTGAAGCTTTGGTTAACTATAGTCCATGGTTTCATCGAACGCCCACGAGTTCTCCCTGCggacatcctcctcctccttggtgTAGTCGTTGACGATGTGGAACTTCTCGCGGATCTCGTCGGCCGTCCTCCCTCTCATCtgctccgccaccgccttgcACGTCAGGTCCAGCAGCTTGACGATGTTGAGGAAGTTGGCCGCCTCCAAGAGGTCGAAGAGGCTGTCGTTGTCAACGCTGACGAGGTCCTCGTCGAAGCGGGCGAGGGGGTCGTCGTCGCTGGGGTTGAAAGAGGAGGAGGGGtaggagtcgtcggcgtcgaaGTGCCTCACGACGTACTCGAGGACGCGGGAGAGCGTGGCGGCGGAGACGTTCGGGAGCTCGACGACGCCGTCGTGGTCAGTACGCCCCTCGTCGATCATGCCCGTGATCGTGACCGAGAAGGCGCCGATGGCCTTCTCCTGAACGTCGAAGACCTCGCCGTCCTTGCTGCGGAGGCGAACTTTCTTCTCATCGGCGGACGCCATTGATTGATAATTGATCCGACCTGTTTCAACTGTCTATGCAGGGGATCGATCGGAGCGAGCGAGGCGACGCCGCTTCGGGAGGGTTTTGCTGAAGATTTATACACGTGCGGAAAGACAGAAGAGGAGGCGACGGGAAACGGAAACCTAGTCTGATTTGCCTCTCAGGCGTGGGCCCAAACCCGTGGCCGTGATGGACTCGGACTAGGCCTCCGGATATTAAATTGTAACCCACGACGGCCCAGAGCACAATGGTCCGTATATGCcaatgacg
This window of the Panicum virgatum strain AP13 chromosome 1K, P.virgatum_v5, whole genome shotgun sequence genome carries:
- the LOC120654957 gene encoding SKP1-like protein 1A, translated to MASADEKKVRLRSKDGEVFDVQEKAIGAFSVTITGMIDEGRTDHDGVVELPNVSAATLSRVLEYVVRHFDADDSYPSSSFNPSDDDPLARFDEDLVSVDNDSLFDLLEAANFLNIVKLLDLTCKAVAEQMRGRTADEIREKFHIVNDYTKEEEDVRRENSWAFDETMDYS